Proteins co-encoded in one Pan paniscus chromosome 23, NHGRI_mPanPan1-v2.0_pri, whole genome shotgun sequence genomic window:
- the TNFRSF13C gene encoding tumor necrosis factor receptor superfamily member 13C has protein sequence MRRGPRSLRGRDAPAPTPCVPAECFDLLVRHCVACGLLRTPRPKPAGASSPAPRTALQPQESVGAGAGEAALPLPGLLFGAPALLGLALVLALVLVGLVSWRRRQRRLRGASSAEAPDGDKDAPEPLDKVIILSPAISDATAPAWPPPGEDPGTTPPGHSVPVPATELGSTELVTTKTAGPEQQ, from the exons ATGAGGCGAGGGCCCCGGAGCCTGCGGGGCAGGGACGCGCCAGCCCCCACGCCCTGCGTCCCGGCCGAGTGCTTCGACCTGCTGGTCCGCCACTGCGTGGCCTGCGGGCTCCTGCGCACGCCGCGGCCGAAACCGG CCGGGGCCAGCAGCCCTGCGCCCAGAACGGCGCTGCAGCCGCAGGAGTCGGTGGGCGCGGGGGCCGGCGAGGCGGCGCTGCCCCTGCCCGGGCTGCTCTTTGGCGCCCCCGCGCTGCTGGGCCTGGCACTGGTCCTGGCGCTGGTCCTGGTGGGTCTGGTGAGCTGGAGGCGGCGACAGCGGCGGCTTCGCGGCGCGTCCTCCGCAGAGGCCCCCGACGGAGACAAGGACG CCCCAGAGCCCCTGGACAAGGTCATCATTCTGTCTCCGGCAATCTCTGATGCCACAGCTCCTGCCTGGCCTCCTCCTGGGGAAGACCCAGgaaccaccccacctggccacaGTGTCCCTGTGCCAGCCACAGAGCTGGGCTCCACTGAACTGGTGACCACCAAGACGGCCGGCCCTGAGCAACAATAG